In Geminocystis sp. NIES-3708, a single window of DNA contains:
- a CDS encoding methyltransferase domain-containing protein has protein sequence MSLYYFLGILVISLVIGIVIYLATPRSFESPETVANSYDEWTDDGILEFYWGEHIHLGHYGTPPRQKDFLEAKADFVHEMVKWGGLDKLPSGTTVLDVGCGIGGSTRILAKSYGFQATGITISPKQVQRATELTPEDVTAKFQVDNALNLSFPDNSFDVVWSIEAGPHMPDKAKYAQEMMRVLKPGGILVVADWNQRDDRKVPLNGWEKVVMRQLLDQWSHPSFSSIEGFSEQIAETGLVEGEVMTADWTKETLPSWLESIWQGIVRPEGLIRFGFSGFIKSLREVPTMLLMRVGFGAGLCRFGMFRAVKSQSATSLKLAETTEAVKI, from the coding sequence ATGTCTTTATACTATTTTTTGGGCATATTAGTAATTTCATTAGTAATCGGGATTGTAATCTACCTAGCTACTCCTCGTAGTTTTGAATCTCCTGAAACCGTAGCTAATTCTTATGATGAATGGACGGATGACGGTATTTTGGAATTTTATTGGGGAGAACATATTCACTTAGGTCATTATGGCACACCTCCAAGACAAAAAGACTTTTTAGAAGCAAAAGCAGATTTCGTTCATGAAATGGTGAAATGGGGAGGATTAGATAAATTACCTTCTGGCACTACTGTTTTAGATGTTGGTTGTGGTATTGGTGGAAGTACTCGTATTTTAGCTAAGAGTTATGGTTTTCAAGCCACAGGAATAACCATTAGCCCTAAACAAGTGCAACGAGCAACAGAATTAACTCCTGAAGATGTTACTGCAAAGTTTCAAGTAGATAATGCTCTGAACTTATCCTTCCCTGATAATAGTTTTGACGTAGTATGGTCTATCGAAGCTGGTCCTCATATGCCCGATAAAGCTAAATATGCTCAAGAAATGATGCGAGTTTTAAAACCCGGTGGCATTTTAGTTGTAGCTGACTGGAATCAAAGAGACGATCGCAAAGTTCCTTTAAACGGTTGGGAAAAAGTAGTAATGCGTCAATTACTAGATCAATGGTCACATCCTTCCTTTTCAAGCATTGAGGGTTTTTCAGAACAAATTGCGGAAACAGGTCTAGTAGAAGGGGAAGTAATGACCGCAGATTGGACAAAAGAAACTCTACCCTCTTGGCTAGAATCTATTTGGCAGGGTATAGTAAGACCTGAAGGTTTAATTCGTTTTGGTTTTTCTGGATTTATCAAATCTTTGCGAGAAGTGCCAACTATGTTATTAATGCGAGTGGGTTTTGGTGCTGGTTTATGTCGTTTTGGAATGTTTCGTGCTGTGAAATCTCAATCCGCAACCTCTCTAAAACTAGCTGAAACTACCGAAGCAGTTAAGATTTAA
- a CDS encoding NAD(P)/FAD-dependent oxidoreductase: MKLKEILYLEIPNPNSQLICDWLQEIWQPSQGKKIKTPDGIRLELADNHELSIFTWSLQRTTYLKIFRWGEKQVINENKIKRELEIAINQKFPPNYSSLPEIDLTHQSIFTALESHYPNTVKFFQKMPQGEYDLTRAYWWEKKWRESVKSQGKNIPKNPLKQVIFRDQTTGKTDYDIVYVGGALGAIHAALMAKLGYSVLLIERLKFGRMNREWNISRLEFQVLIDNGLFTKKEFESIIAAEYKDGFSKFFDANNPSNLKANILHTPTVLNIAIDTSKLLTLCGEKLRQYGAEIWEETEFNRVTVGTDLVTVNTTNLINKQEKETTARLLIDAMGTASPIAWQISGNRAFDSVCPTVGAILEGIAPEVWDRDYGDVLFSHGDISRGRQLIWELFPAEGDEVTIYLFHYHQVHPDNPGSLLEMYEDFFTILPEYRRCDLDKLVWKKPTFGYIPGKFTIKKGDRKIATDRILAIGDAASLQSPLIFTGFGSLVRNLGKLTTLLDSALKYNLLDEDSLNQIQAYQSNIAVTWLFSKGMMVPTHKTLPPQRINSMLNTFFGLLADEPDTAEMFIKDRTDWLTFNRLALKAAWKNPSLLFWIWQMAGSKDIFRWLGAYNAFTLDAFKNLLFSRWFKTWLENKNSWLPKSNPKLWFKLFVFGSNLHQKQK, encoded by the coding sequence ATGAAACTAAAAGAAATTTTATATTTAGAAATTCCTAACCCTAATTCTCAACTTATTTGTGATTGGTTGCAGGAGATATGGCAACCTTCTCAAGGCAAAAAAATTAAAACTCCTGATGGTATTCGTTTAGAATTAGCTGATAATCATGAACTGTCTATTTTCACTTGGAGTTTACAACGAACTACTTATTTAAAAATCTTTCGTTGGGGTGAAAAACAAGTTATTAATGAAAATAAAATAAAACGAGAATTAGAAATAGCGATTAATCAAAAATTTCCTCCTAATTATTCTTCTTTACCCGAAATAGATTTAACTCATCAATCAATTTTTACTGCTTTAGAATCTCATTATCCAAATACGGTTAAATTTTTCCAAAAGATGCCCCAAGGAGAATATGATTTAACCAGAGCTTATTGGTGGGAAAAAAAATGGAGAGAAAGTGTTAAAAGTCAAGGAAAAAATATTCCAAAAAATCCACTCAAGCAAGTTATTTTTAGAGATCAAACAACTGGTAAAACAGACTATGATATAGTTTATGTTGGTGGTGCATTAGGAGCAATTCATGCGGCTTTAATGGCAAAATTAGGCTATAGTGTATTATTAATTGAACGCTTAAAATTTGGTAGAATGAATCGAGAATGGAATATTTCTCGCCTAGAATTTCAAGTATTAATTGATAATGGATTATTTACTAAAAAAGAATTTGAATCCATAATTGCCGCAGAATATAAAGATGGTTTTAGTAAGTTTTTTGATGCCAATAATCCTTCTAATTTAAAAGCAAATATTTTACATACTCCCACAGTTTTAAATATTGCTATCGATACCTCAAAATTATTAACATTATGCGGTGAAAAATTACGTCAATATGGAGCGGAAATTTGGGAAGAAACAGAATTTAACCGAGTAACAGTCGGCACAGATTTAGTGACAGTAAACACCACTAATTTAATTAATAAACAAGAAAAAGAAACTACCGCAAGACTGTTGATTGACGCTATGGGCACAGCTTCCCCTATTGCATGGCAAATTTCAGGTAATCGGGCTTTTGATAGTGTTTGCCCAACAGTAGGAGCAATCTTAGAAGGTATTGCCCCAGAAGTGTGGGATCGAGATTATGGTGATGTTTTATTTTCTCATGGAGATATATCGAGAGGCAGACAGTTAATTTGGGAATTATTTCCCGCAGAAGGTGATGAAGTTACAATTTATTTATTCCATTATCATCAAGTACATCCTGATAATCCCGGCTCACTATTGGAAATGTATGAAGACTTTTTTACGATTTTACCTGAGTATCGTCGTTGTGATCTCGATAAATTAGTCTGGAAAAAACCGACTTTTGGTTATATTCCGGGCAAGTTTACCATCAAAAAAGGCGATCGAAAAATTGCCACAGATCGTATATTAGCTATTGGAGACGCTGCTTCTTTACAATCACCATTAATTTTTACAGGTTTTGGCTCATTAGTCCGAAATTTAGGAAAATTGACCACTTTACTAGACTCTGCTCTCAAATATAACTTATTAGACGAAGATTCTTTAAACCAAATTCAGGCATATCAAAGCAATATCGCCGTTACTTGGCTATTTTCTAAAGGGATGATGGTGCCAACCCATAAGACTTTACCACCTCAACGCATCAACTCTATGTTAAATACCTTCTTTGGTTTACTGGCAGATGAGCCTGATACTGCGGAGATGTTTATTAAAGATCGCACAGATTGGCTCACTTTTAATCGTTTAGCCTTAAAAGCAGCATGGAAAAATCCTTCCTTATTATTTTGGATTTGGCAAATGGCAGGAAGTAAGGATATTTTTCGTTGGTTAGGTGCTTATAATGCTTTCACTCTCGATGCTTTTAAAAATCTATTATTTAGTCGTTGGTTTAAAACTTGGTTAGAAAACAAAAATTCATGGCTACCGAAGTCTAACCCAAAACTATGGTTTAAGTTATTCGTATTTGGGTCAAACTTACATCAAAAACAAAAATAA
- a CDS encoding fatty acid desaturase, with translation MKNTIKKSDFVLIPYMKSNDFWASYQILNTLVPYLFLWFLVLKVASISFWFLPLIMILMVLFSLRCFSLMHDCGHYSLFTSKKVNRIFGFILGIINAMPQYSWSRDHAYHHKTNGNWERYRGVADFLSIEEFSNLTPSNQKLYQLLRHPLMAIPGGFFYLAIKPRLALVMGIYDLIIDIINSLKTKLTINLSKIISDHKSKHWQSAEEFWDLLFNNIFVISSWIILSYIMGAGFFFTIYSITLTFSAAIFINIFFVQHIFEDSYAHKTEGWDYITGAIEGSSYLELPTILKWFTADIGYHNIHHLSEKIPNYNLQACHQKNIHLLSKVKTLKIKDMLGCSEFILWDCASSRLVSIDSFRQSI, from the coding sequence ATGAAGAATACTATTAAAAAGTCCGATTTTGTTCTTATTCCCTACATGAAGAGCAACGATTTTTGGGCAAGTTATCAAATCTTAAATACATTAGTTCCTTATTTATTTTTATGGTTTTTAGTGCTTAAGGTTGCATCTATTTCCTTTTGGTTTTTGCCACTGATCATGATTTTAATGGTATTGTTTTCACTACGTTGTTTTTCTTTAATGCACGATTGCGGACACTATTCTCTCTTTACTTCTAAAAAGGTGAATAGAATTTTTGGTTTTATTTTAGGAATTATCAATGCAATGCCTCAATATTCATGGTCAAGAGATCATGCTTATCATCATAAAACTAATGGTAATTGGGAACGTTATCGAGGAGTAGCAGATTTTCTTTCAATAGAAGAATTTTCTAACCTAACTCCATCAAATCAAAAACTCTATCAATTACTTAGGCATCCTTTAATGGCTATTCCGGGTGGTTTTTTTTATCTTGCTATTAAACCTCGATTAGCTTTGGTTATGGGAATCTATGACTTAATCATCGATATAATTAATTCTTTAAAAACAAAATTAACTATAAATTTGTCAAAAATAATTTCTGACCATAAATCTAAACATTGGCAAAGTGCTGAAGAATTTTGGGATTTACTCTTTAATAATATTTTTGTGATCAGTAGCTGGATTATTTTGAGTTATATTATGGGTGCAGGATTCTTTTTCACTATTTATTCTATTACCTTAACTTTTTCCGCTGCAATATTTATCAATATATTTTTTGTACAACATATTTTTGAAGACTCTTATGCACATAAAACAGAAGGTTGGGATTATATTACTGGGGCAATTGAGGGTAGTAGTTATTTAGAATTACCTACAATTCTTAAATGGTTTACCGCAGACATTGGCTACCATAATATTCACCATCTATCCGAAAAAATACCTAATTACAATCTCCAAGCCTGTCATCAAAAAAATATTCACCTTCTCTCGAAAGTAAAAACCCTTAAGATTAAGGATATGTTAGGGTGTTCTGAGTTTATTTTGTGGGATTGTGCTTCTAGTAGATTGGTTTCTATTGATTCATTTCGTCAAAGTATTTGA
- a CDS encoding diguanylate cyclase domain-containing protein, with protein MNDFDSNSEEKLIESILIVDDQPANLRVLSKMLEGKDYKVKKASDGESAIIAAQSNPPDLILLDILMPNMDGYEVCEKLKSEEKTKDIPVIFISALSDVFDKIKAFEVGGIDYITKPFQEEEVLARITSQLTIQTQRKLLEKEQLLLKKEQENLRKEIRQRKEAEAILYQSRALISSILNASLDGIAALEAVRDPKTGKIEDFRCIVVNPVTAKIFNSQPENLTGKLLFKRFISKIKPELFPAFIRVIETGKALEQDIKYHYKNEQKWFHFIAVKLGDGFSITVRDITVRKKLELKLSKLATIDGLTGIYNRHYFDNTLIQEWQRSLRGNQPLSLILCDVDYFKPYNDIYGHPEGDKCLIKVAQIMDNIVKRSSDFLARYGGEEFAIILPNTNIKGAVNIAEKIRAEILNLKIPHQGSKVSEYITLSLGVASFKPSFESSIEMLIKLADNALYQAKNNGRNQVYFNHDE; from the coding sequence ATGAATGACTTTGATTCTAACTCAGAAGAAAAATTAATAGAAAGTATCTTAATTGTTGATGATCAACCAGCAAATTTGAGAGTTTTGTCAAAAATGTTAGAGGGGAAAGATTATAAAGTAAAAAAAGCCTCCGATGGAGAAAGTGCCATCATTGCAGCTCAATCTAACCCTCCTGACTTAATTTTATTAGACATTTTAATGCCGAATATGGATGGTTATGAAGTTTGTGAAAAACTCAAATCAGAAGAAAAAACAAAAGATATTCCTGTGATTTTTATTAGTGCTTTAAGTGATGTATTTGATAAAATAAAAGCCTTTGAAGTAGGAGGAATAGATTATATAACTAAACCATTTCAAGAAGAAGAAGTATTGGCAAGAATAACCAGTCAATTAACAATTCAAACCCAAAGAAAATTATTAGAAAAAGAGCAGTTATTACTAAAAAAAGAACAAGAAAACTTAAGAAAAGAAATTCGTCAACGAAAAGAAGCGGAGGCTATTTTATATCAATCAAGGGCATTAATTTCTAGTATTCTCAATGCTTCTCTTGATGGTATTGCCGCTTTAGAAGCTGTTAGAGATCCAAAAACAGGTAAAATTGAGGATTTTCGTTGTATTGTTGTTAATCCCGTTACCGCTAAAATTTTTAATAGTCAACCAGAAAATTTGACGGGAAAATTACTTTTCAAAAGATTTATTAGCAAAATAAAACCTGAATTATTTCCTGCTTTTATCCGAGTTATAGAAACAGGTAAAGCTCTAGAGCAAGATATTAAATATCATTATAAAAACGAACAAAAATGGTTTCATTTTATCGCTGTTAAGTTAGGTGATGGTTTTTCTATTACCGTTAGAGATATTACCGTCAGAAAAAAATTAGAATTAAAGTTGAGCAAATTGGCAACTATTGATGGATTAACAGGTATTTATAATCGTCATTATTTTGATAATACTCTCATACAAGAATGGCAACGTTCTTTGAGAGGAAATCAACCTTTATCTTTAATTTTATGCGATGTGGATTATTTTAAACCTTATAATGATATTTATGGACATCCAGAGGGAGATAAATGTTTAATAAAAGTGGCACAAATTATGGATAATATAGTTAAAAGATCCTCAGATTTTTTAGCTCGTTATGGCGGTGAAGAATTTGCCATTATTTTACCGAATACTAATATAAAAGGTGCGGTAAATATTGCTGAAAAAATCAGAGCAGAAATACTAAATTTAAAAATACCTCATCAAGGTTCAAAAGTTAGTGAATATATAACTTTAAGTTTAGGAGTTGCTTCTTTTAAGCCCTCTTTTGAATCTTCTATAGAAATGCTAATAAAATTAGCTGATAATGCTTTATATCAGGCAAAAAATAATGGTAGAAACCAAGTATATTTTAACCATGATGAATAA
- a CDS encoding MgtC/SapB family protein, translated as MARLLTNSLVCIGACLFVMLSMMMEEDSSPTRLIAQVVSGIGFLAGGVILREGSNIRGLNTAATIWCTAAIGALTGSGFIFKAFIGAIIVIFAHLFLTPLGDIINETSLRDKPSQKCYLCTITCSREHECNLREKFLNYLEQHKSLELRSMHSGKLASVNIEVKNKANIVAINH; from the coding sequence ATGGCGAGATTATTGACTAATAGTTTAGTCTGTATTGGTGCTTGTTTATTTGTCATGCTTTCGATGATGATGGAAGAGGACAGCAGTCCTACTCGTCTAATTGCCCAAGTTGTTTCAGGAATTGGTTTTTTAGCAGGAGGCGTAATTTTAAGAGAAGGGTCAAATATCCGAGGTTTAAACACCGCCGCAACTATTTGGTGTACGGCGGCTATTGGTGCTTTAACTGGTTCAGGTTTTATTTTTAAGGCTTTTATTGGAGCAATCATCGTTATATTTGCCCACTTATTTTTAACACCTTTAGGGGACATCATTAATGAAACATCATTGAGAGACAAGCCGTCCCAAAAGTGTTACTTATGTACGATTACTTGTAGTCGAGAACATGAATGCAACCTTCGAGAGAAGTTTTTAAATTATCTTGAACAACATAAAAGCCTTGAACTTCGTTCTATGCACAGTGGAAAATTAGCGAGTGTAAATATTGAAGTTAAAAATAAAGCAAATATAGTAGCAATAAATCACTAA
- a CDS encoding cytochrome c biogenesis protein CcdA, producing the protein MFEFISTQLYQLQQLANQLVNNQLNQISVFSIGIILLTGLITSLTPCMLSMLPLTVAYIGGYDNKGKFSSFIQSTYFAFGLATTLAILGVFAAFLGKVYGQIGTGLPIFVSAIAILMGLNLLEIVPLKLPNWDTSNWIKDNFPDGLKSYLLGITFGLIASPCSTPVLITLLAYIANSKNLFLGVIFLISYAIGYVFPLILAGTFTGMLKSFLSLRIITQWINPLSGGVLLIFGIFSLASRFTFN; encoded by the coding sequence ATTTTTGAATTTATTTCAACACAACTTTATCAACTACAACAATTAGCTAATCAATTAGTAAATAATCAGTTAAATCAGATAAGTGTTTTCAGTATTGGCATTATTTTATTGACAGGATTAATTACCAGTTTAACCCCTTGTATGCTATCAATGCTTCCTCTTACTGTTGCTTATATCGGTGGTTATGATAATAAAGGCAAGTTTTCTTCCTTTATCCAATCTACTTATTTTGCCTTTGGTTTAGCCACTACTCTAGCTATTCTCGGTGTTTTTGCGGCTTTTTTAGGTAAGGTTTATGGACAAATTGGCACGGGTTTACCCATTTTTGTTAGTGCGATCGCCATTTTGATGGGATTAAATTTATTAGAAATAGTACCTTTAAAATTGCCTAATTGGGACACTTCTAATTGGATAAAAGATAATTTTCCTGATGGTTTAAAATCTTATTTATTAGGAATCACTTTTGGTTTGATTGCTTCTCCTTGCAGTACTCCAGTTTTAATAACATTACTTGCTTATATTGCTAATAGTAAAAATTTATTTTTAGGTGTAATTTTTCTAATTAGTTATGCAATTGGTTATGTTTTTCCTTTAATTTTAGCAGGAACATTTACAGGAATGTTAAAAAGTTTTCTCAGTTTAAGGATTATTACACAGTGGATAAATCCTTTAAGTGGTGGGGTATTATTAATATTTGGGATCTTTTCCTTGGCTTCTCGTTTTACATTTAATTAA
- a CDS encoding FAD-dependent monooxygenase, protein MKQLSIIGGGIGGLTLALALQQKGIDFRLYEQANSFEALGYGLQLSPNVVRVFHQLGIEKSLKNISHRCFGFQLRSFKSDDILAQWKLNSEVPYYQCRRADLHQLLFNSLEDRSKIYFAQHLESYQQEDNQVVLKFKNQDPLITKALIGADGVHSMIRRSLFPEYKAEYAGYAAYRVILPFKDDYKSLLGKATVWMGENHHVVAYPNGNQEQKISWLNLVLVVKNQNWHEQGWTILADKREIAQNFTNKSYLLNQILKDMVTNEEPCYKWGLFIHQSLPYWSQKNVTLLGDAAHPMLPFQAQGAAMAIEDAYILAECIVQEKDIETAFLKYQQIRLQRTVNVQLTSKKNAEIFHATGIKAIVRDLGLHLISSVNDGNLLNQKTAWIYDYDVERQLFK, encoded by the coding sequence ATGAAACAATTGTCTATCATTGGCGGCGGTATAGGTGGTTTAACCCTCGCCCTTGCCTTACAACAAAAAGGGATTGATTTTCGATTATATGAACAAGCTAATTCCTTTGAGGCTTTAGGGTATGGACTTCAATTAAGCCCTAATGTTGTCCGAGTGTTTCATCAGTTAGGTATAGAAAAGTCTTTAAAAAACATATCTCATCGTTGTTTTGGTTTTCAGTTACGCTCTTTTAAATCTGATGACATCTTGGCACAATGGAAATTAAATAGTGAAGTACCTTATTATCAATGTCGGAGAGCAGATTTACATCAATTATTATTTAATTCCCTTGAAGATCGTAGTAAAATTTACTTTGCTCAACATTTAGAAAGTTATCAGCAAGAAGATAATCAAGTAGTTTTAAAGTTTAAAAATCAAGATCCTTTGATTACAAAAGCATTGATTGGAGCTGATGGAGTTCATTCCATGATTAGGCGATCGCTATTTCCTGAGTATAAAGCTGAATATGCAGGTTATGCCGCCTATAGAGTAATTTTACCTTTCAAAGATGATTATAAATCGTTATTAGGTAAAGCAACGGTGTGGATGGGGGAAAATCATCATGTGGTAGCATATCCTAACGGTAATCAAGAACAGAAAATATCTTGGCTTAATTTAGTTTTAGTGGTAAAAAATCAAAATTGGCATGAACAAGGTTGGACGATTTTAGCGGATAAACGAGAAATTGCTCAAAATTTCACCAATAAATCTTATTTGTTAAATCAAATTTTAAAAGATATGGTGACTAATGAAGAACCTTGCTATAAATGGGGTTTATTTATTCATCAATCATTGCCTTATTGGTCACAAAAAAATGTTACCTTATTAGGAGACGCCGCTCATCCAATGCTGCCATTTCAAGCACAGGGTGCAGCTATGGCTATTGAAGACGCATATATTTTAGCGGAATGTATTGTTCAAGAAAAAGACATCGAAACTGCTTTTCTTAAATATCAACAAATCAGACTACAACGTACAGTAAATGTACAACTAACATCTAAAAAGAATGCAGAAATATTCCACGCAACAGGAATAAAAGCGATAGTAAGAGACTTAGGATTGCATTTAATATCTTCTGTTAATGATGGTAATTTATTAAATCAAAAAACCGCTTGGATTTATGACTATGATGTAGAAAGACAACTATTCAAATAA
- a CDS encoding carbohydrate ABC transporter permease, giving the protein MKNKKNLIKIIVIYLLLTIIALLMLFPLLWLLSTSFKSAGEDIFTFPPQFIPQQFTFENFSLVWENYPFGRYLLNSTITAVLTVILNLLFCSLAAYPLARLNFQGKDFIFALVIATIMIPFQIVMIPLYIFAVQFGLRNNYLGIILPNLASAFGIFLLRQAFQGVPKELEEASRIDGCSEIGIWWHIMLPSVRPATITLAIFVFIGAWSDFLWPLIILDRPEYYTLPLGVAGLASSLDLNWRFIAAGSVISIAPVLLLFLLLQRYIIPSDASSGVKG; this is encoded by the coding sequence ATGAAAAACAAAAAAAATCTTATTAAAATTATAGTCATTTACTTATTATTAACCATTATCGCCCTATTAATGTTATTTCCCTTACTATGGTTATTAAGTACATCTTTTAAGTCTGCCGGAGAAGATATTTTTACTTTTCCACCACAATTTATTCCCCAACAATTTACTTTTGAAAACTTTTCTCTCGTCTGGGAAAACTATCCTTTTGGGCGTTATTTACTCAATAGTACCATCACCGCAGTCTTAACTGTAATTTTAAATTTATTATTTTGTTCCCTCGCCGCTTATCCTTTAGCTAGACTTAATTTTCAAGGAAAAGATTTTATTTTTGCTTTAGTAATTGCAACCATAATGATTCCTTTTCAAATAGTAATGATTCCCTTATATATTTTCGCTGTACAATTTGGATTAAGAAACAATTATTTAGGGATCATTTTACCGAATTTAGCTTCAGCTTTTGGCATCTTTTTATTAAGACAAGCTTTTCAAGGTGTGCCTAAAGAATTAGAAGAAGCCTCCCGCATTGATGGTTGTAGCGAAATTGGTATTTGGTGGCATATCATGTTACCATCTGTACGACCTGCTACTATTACTTTAGCCATTTTTGTCTTTATCGGTGCATGGAGTGATTTTTTATGGCCTCTAATTATTCTTGATCGTCCAGAATATTATACTTTACCATTAGGAGTTGCGGGGTTAGCTAGTTCTTTAGATTTGAATTGGCGTTTTATTGCCGCAGGATCTGTTATTTCCATCGCCCCTGTTTTATTATTATTTTTATTACTACAACGGTATATTATCCCTAGCGATGCTAGTAGTGGAGTAAAAGGATAA